The sequence ATCGCAAGGTCGAACTTCAACTGTGGTTTCACTGGATCATAATCGACCAATTCAAAATCTTCTGGCTTGATGTCAAAGAAATTGGTTCCATCTGGTACATTCAAAACCAAGCGAGGCTGACAATTAGTCGCCTCACGGCGGAGCAATTCTTCTGCTTGTTCAAATTGATTATCATAGATATGAAGGTTATTAATGAAGTAAAAGAACTTCCCTACCTTCCAACCAAAGTGTTTGGCAATCATCATCTGAAGGGCTACATATTGCATGGCATTAATATGGTGGGCTACCAACATATCATTAGAACGCTGGGTCAGGGTTGCATCTAGATAGATCTCTCCTTCTACGCGACGAACGTCAAACATGGTCTGAAATGCACATGGCAAGAGTCCTTCTGACTCCTCAAAAGCATCATAATCCCAGAGCGTGATGATGTTGCGGCGATTCCAAGGATTGGCTTCTAATTGTTTGAGAATCTTATTCGTAATGTCATGCTTTTTGACCACTGCTCCATAGCGCTGTCCAATCGTCCGGCTATCTCCAACTTCCCAGTCATTCCAGTAATGGACATTGTATTTTTCTTCCAAGACATCTAAACTATTAGACTGATCTTGGTAAATCCAGAGCATCTCTTTGATGGCTGATTTAATCGCGATAGGACGAAGGGTGGTGATAGGAAACTCGCCTTTTGCGAGATCAAATTCCATAAAGGCTCCCGTGATGTACTTGGAGTTGGCAGTTCTGCCATCCTTGTATTTGGGACGCGCTTGCTCTGACCAGACCCCTTCTTCCATAATTTTACGAATATATTCTTTAAATACTATATCTGCTTTTGTCATATACACTCCTTGAATCCAGTTTTGCCTTCATTATAACACAGGACAAAGAAAAAAAGGAGATGCAAGCATCTGCTAGATCTCCTACTTGACGTCTCATTGTAAAACAAGGGATGCCGCACCAATGACACCGGCATCATTTCCCAAGGTAGCAAGAGCCAATTGTGTTGATTCACGCACTTGTGGGAATGAGTTTTCTTCAAAGACTTTGCGCACTCCTTCTAAAAGGAATTCACCTGCAGCCGAAACTCCACCACCGATAACGATCTTAGATGGGTTCAAGGTTGAACCGATGTTGGCAGCAGCAAGCCCAAGGTAACGTGAGAAGTTCTTATAGACGATCAAAGCAAGAGCATCACCCTCTTTTGCTAGATCAAAGACAGTTTTAGCGGTCACTTCTTCACCATTGTCGATCAAGACTTTCAATTGAGAGTCCCCTTCGTACTCATCGGCATAACGACGAGTGAGGTTAACGATACCTGTTGCAGATGCAACCGTTTCGAGACATCCTTTTTTACCACAGGTACATTGAATCGGATCATCAAAATCAACGGTGATATGACCAAGCTCACCTGCAGCTCCACGCACACCATGCAAGAGGCGACCTTCAGCGACGATTCCCCCGCCGACACCTGTTCCAAGAGTCATGAAAACAACATCTGGTTGGTTTTCACCAGCTCCTTTCCAACGTTCACCCAAAGCAGCAACGTTGGCATCATTATCAATGAAAAATGGAATATGAAGGGCACTTTCGATCTTTTCTTTTACTGGTTGAAGACTCTTCCAGTTCAAGTTATAGGCACCGATAACTGTACCTTTTTCACGGTCAACGACACCAGGTGATCCCATTCCAATTCCTTGGAACTCAGAAGCATCAAGCCCAAGCATCTTCAAACGATGCGCGATTGATTCGATCATATCATCTACAATATGACTACCTTCATCCAAGATATTTGTTTTAATAGACCATTTTTCTTGAACCTCTCCATCCAAGGTAAGAATGGCAAATTTGATCGAAGTTCCTCCAAGGTCAATCCCAATAATTTTTTTAGACATCTATTACTCCTTTCAACCTGTAAACACTTACAGTTCTATTATATCAGACTTTTTGTCAAACGCAAAGGTTTGCACGTAACTTTTCTCAACTTTTTAACAAGAAACTGAAGGATTGAAGACCTAGGACAAGGAAAATCAATCCAATAATATTAAGTAGAAAAACACTGATGGACAACGGACTGACAATTAAAAATAGGCCAGTAAAGAGTTGGATCAAAGCAAAGAAAATATATCGCTTGGATAGTTCTTCAACCTTTCTCGAGTAGAAATTGGCTTTTCGGAAGTTTAAAATCGAACGATAGATCAGCCAAATCCCTAAAGTGACTGGAAAGACAATCGGCAAGGTCTTGTAGCCATAGAGCAGTAAGTAGACTGCAAAAACTAAGGCGACCATGCTGTGAAAGAGCTGTTGTTGCTGAACAATACCTGCCTGACGCAACCGGTAATAGCGTGAAAAACGAGAAAGGGAGATTAAAAAGAAACCACAGGAAATCAACCAGCTAAATGAGCCAATGTGCTCAATCGGATTGATAAACAAGACGATACCGATAATGGTAAAAATAGTGGCTGAAATCCCAAGGGATATCCGGTTCAATTGATTCATAGGGCCTCCTTATTCATCTAATTCGCTCAGATATTCATAGCGATCGTACTTCTCAAGCAGTCGCTCATTTTCCTGATCCAATTCCTTTTGAAGAGCTGACAATTTGCCAAAGTCAGAGCCGTTTTCATTCATCTCCACTTCAATCTCTGCGATCCGATTTTCAATGGCTTCGATATCTGCTTCAATGCTCGCCCACTCCTGCTTCTCCATGTAGCTCATGCGCTTCTTCTCTTCTTTGGGCTTAACTGGTTTCTCTTTTTCAACCTTGTGACTGGCCGTTACTTGAGCTGCGACAAAGGCTTTTTCATCCAGGTAATCCGTATAGTTGCCAAAGAACTCCCGAATGCTCCCATTTTCAAAAGCCAGGATCTTGCTTGCGACCTTGTCTAGGAAATAGCGGTCGTGGCTAACGGTAATAACGGGACCTCCAAAGTTTTGAAGGAAGTTTTCCAAAACCGTCAAGGTTGCGATATCCAAATCATTGGTTGGCTCATCGAGGAGAAGCACATTGGGTTTTTCAATCAAGAGTTTTAAAAGAAAGAGGCGCTTCTTCTCACCACCGGAGAGTTTTTCAATCAAGGTTCCGTGCATAGAGCGTGGGAAGAGAAATTGCTCCAAGAGATCAGCAATCGAAGTCGTCCCAACGGTCGTCTTCACTTCCTCAGCAACTTCCTGGAGGAAATTAATCACGCGCTTGCTTTCATCCAACCCATCAATCTGTTGAGAGAAATAAGCCACCCGCACGGTTTCCCCGATAATGACTTGCCCAGACTGAGGCTGCAGTCGCTCAGCGATCAGATTAAGTAGGGTAGACTTGCCGACACCATTATCCCCTACGATCCCGATGCGGTCCTTGTTTTGCACCAAGAGGTTAAAGTTCTGTAAAATCGGCTTGTTTTCAAAAGCAAAACTCACATCTTTAAACTCGATGACTTTCTTTCCGATTCGGCTGGTCTCAAAGTTCATCTCCAAATCCGTCTGGTTGCTTTGACCAGACAAATCTTGCTTGAGATCATGAAATCGATTGATCCGCGCCTGTTGCTTGGTCGCACGCGCCTGAGGTTGACGCCTCATCCAGGTCAACTCCTGCTTATAGAGTTGCTGCTTCTTATGAAGAAGGGCTGCATCACGCTCGTCTTGCTCAGCCTTTAAGCGGACATAATCCTGGTAGTTGCCCTGATACTCGATCAAGCCAGCTCGATCCAACTCAAAGATCCGCGTCGAGATATTATCCAAGAAATAGCGATCGTGGGTAATGAAGAGCACGGTTTTCTTAGAATTCCTCAAAAAATTGGTCAACCACTCGATAGTATCAATGTCCAGGTGGTTGGTCGGCTCATCTAGTAAGAGCAGGTCGTGGTGAGACAGCAAAACTTGGGCCAATTGCACCCGACGACGCAAGCCCCCAGATAGATCCCCAACTTTGGCATTCAAATCTTCAATTCCAAGCTTTGAAAGGACTGTCTTGACCTGACTCTCGATTTCCCAAGCATTGAGCGAATCCATCTCCGCCATGACCTTTTCAAGACGGGCTTGATTCTCTTCTCGGTAATCCGCCATCAAGAATTCATAGTCGCGAATCAGTTGCATCTCCCGCAAATCGCTAGATAACACCGTATCCAGAACCGTCTTTTGATCATCAAAGTCTGGCTCCTGCGTCAAGTAGCCAATCGTATAATCACTCTTGGCAGAAAAAGGACTCACATCTCCATCAAAGCCAGAGCGACCTGACAACACATCTAACAGCGTGGTTTTTCCAGTTCCATTGACCCCGATCAATCCGATCCGATCCAAGTCGTGAATAATAAAGGAAATCTCACGAAAGACGGTCTTATCTCCGACAGATTTGGTTAATTTATCGACAATAAAATCGCTCATTTTTCCTCCTCTTTTGCTTGCTGGATATAGGCGATGATGGCCTCTTTCTCATTAGCCAGTTCCCCATCG comes from Streptococcus parasanguinis ATCC 15912 and encodes:
- a CDS encoding thymidylate synthase; translated protein: MTKADIVFKEYIRKIMEEGVWSEQARPKYKDGRTANSKYITGAFMEFDLAKGEFPITTLRPIAIKSAIKEMLWIYQDQSNSLDVLEEKYNVHYWNDWEVGDSRTIGQRYGAVVKKHDITNKILKQLEANPWNRRNIITLWDYDAFEESEGLLPCAFQTMFDVRRVEGEIYLDATLTQRSNDMLVAHHINAMQYVALQMMIAKHFGWKVGKFFYFINNLHIYDNQFEQAEELLRREATNCQPRLVLNVPDGTNFFDIKPEDFELVDYDPVKPQLKFDLAI
- a CDS encoding ROK family glucokinase → MSKKIIGIDLGGTSIKFAILTLDGEVQEKWSIKTNILDEGSHIVDDMIESIAHRLKMLGLDASEFQGIGMGSPGVVDREKGTVIGAYNLNWKSLQPVKEKIESALHIPFFIDNDANVAALGERWKGAGENQPDVVFMTLGTGVGGGIVAEGRLLHGVRGAAGELGHITVDFDDPIQCTCGKKGCLETVASATGIVNLTRRYADEYEGDSQLKVLIDNGEEVTAKTVFDLAKEGDALALIVYKNFSRYLGLAAANIGSTLNPSKIVIGGGVSAAGEFLLEGVRKVFEENSFPQVRESTQLALATLGNDAGVIGAASLVLQ
- a CDS encoding DUF308 domain-containing protein, with protein sequence MNQLNRISLGISATIFTIIGIVLFINPIEHIGSFSWLISCGFFLISLSRFSRYYRLRQAGIVQQQQLFHSMVALVFAVYLLLYGYKTLPIVFPVTLGIWLIYRSILNFRKANFYSRKVEELSKRYIFFALIQLFTGLFLIVSPLSISVFLLNIIGLIFLVLGLQSFSFLLKS
- a CDS encoding ABC-F family ATP-binding cassette domain-containing protein, whose translation is MSDFIVDKLTKSVGDKTVFREISFIIHDLDRIGLIGVNGTGKTTLLDVLSGRSGFDGDVSPFSAKSDYTIGYLTQEPDFDDQKTVLDTVLSSDLREMQLIRDYEFLMADYREENQARLEKVMAEMDSLNAWEIESQVKTVLSKLGIEDLNAKVGDLSGGLRRRVQLAQVLLSHHDLLLLDEPTNHLDIDTIEWLTNFLRNSKKTVLFITHDRYFLDNISTRIFELDRAGLIEYQGNYQDYVRLKAEQDERDAALLHKKQQLYKQELTWMRRQPQARATKQQARINRFHDLKQDLSGQSNQTDLEMNFETSRIGKKVIEFKDVSFAFENKPILQNFNLLVQNKDRIGIVGDNGVGKSTLLNLIAERLQPQSGQVIIGETVRVAYFSQQIDGLDESKRVINFLQEVAEEVKTTVGTTSIADLLEQFLFPRSMHGTLIEKLSGGEKKRLFLLKLLIEKPNVLLLDEPTNDLDIATLTVLENFLQNFGGPVITVSHDRYFLDKVASKILAFENGSIREFFGNYTDYLDEKAFVAAQVTASHKVEKEKPVKPKEEKKRMSYMEKQEWASIEADIEAIENRIAEIEVEMNENGSDFGKLSALQKELDQENERLLEKYDRYEYLSELDE